From one Lycium ferocissimum isolate CSIRO_LF1 chromosome 7, AGI_CSIRO_Lferr_CH_V1, whole genome shotgun sequence genomic stretch:
- the LOC132062587 gene encoding probable 2-oxoglutarate-dependent dioxygenase AOP1, which produces MGSLTVSHKLPIIDFTKENLEPGTNSWSKTRKEAVCALEEYGCFVALYDQISLKIHNDVFQSLGKLFDLPTQTKVQNKSSKPLYGYVGQIPFIPLYESMGIDNANTLEGIQNFTNFMWPNGNNVCSQALLAYSKAAAELEEMVVRMVFESYGVEKYYDSHVKSVNYLARVMKYREAQEQEAKLGFVAHTDKSFMSTIHQNQVNGLEIKRKDGQWFGVELSPSSIVVMAGDAIMSWSNNRIKSPHHRVMMEETGARYSIAQFSFMEDSVMVETPKELVDEDHPLQFKSFNHLDYLHFFSKEENRRLECALKTYCGV; this is translated from the exons ATGGGTTCTCTAACTGTTTCCcacaaacttcccataattGATTTCACAAAGGAGAATTTGGAACCAGGCACAAATTCATGGTCCAAGACACGTAAAGAAGCTGTTTGTGCTCTTGAAGAGTACGGTTGTTTTGTAGCATTGTACGATCAAATTTCATTAAAGATCCATAATGATGTTTTTCAATCACTAGGAAAGTTATTTGATCTTCCCACTCAGACTAAAGTCCAAAATAAGTCTAGCAAACCTTTGTATGGTTATGTTGGCCAAATCCCATTTATTCCTCTCTATGAGAGCATGGGCATTGATAACGCCAATACACTCGAAGGCATCCAAAATTTCACCAATTTCATGTGGCCTAACGGGAACAATGTTTGCag TCAAGCTTTGTTAGCATACTCGAAAGCAGCAGCAGAACTAGAAGAAATGGTGGTGAGAATGGTTTTCGAGAGCTATGGTGTAGAGAAGTACTATGATTCTCACGTCAAATCAGTGAACTATCTAGCTAGAGTAATGAAATATAGAGAAGCCCAAGAACAAGAAGCAAAACTGGGATTTGTTGCTCATACGGACAAGAGCTTCATGTCAACAATTCATCAGAATCAAGTTAATGGTTTGGAGATCAAAAGGAAAGACGGTCAGTGGTTCGGAGTTGAGCTTTCCCCTTCCTCCATCGTCGTCATGGCTGGCGACGCAATCATG TCATGGAGCAACAATAGGATAAAATCTCCGCATCATAGAGTGATGATGGAAGAGACAGGAGCAAGATACTCTATTGCACAATTTTCTTTCATGGAAGATTCCGTAATGGTTGAAACACCAAAAGAGTTGGTTGATGAGGACCACCCTTTACAATTCAAGTCATTCAACCATCTTGATTATCTTCATTTCTTTAGCAAAGAAGAGAACAGAAGGCTCGAATGTGCTCTCAAAACCTATTGTGGTGTTTGA